A region from the Azospirillum fermentarium genome encodes:
- a CDS encoding ABC transporter permease, giving the protein MTHPTGTLVAERWTAAAGMPGGSGPAALARLARRLAGVPDRLLPLVLPAAVLALWQAAAFWGWLSPQILPPPLMVLDTLADLVRTGELGDAMLISLQRVVSGFAIGGTLGVAVGVAMGLSKPLEQYLNPLFKAIAQVPSLGWLPFLILLVGIGESLKIIIIAKSCFVPMVLNTHEGIRAIPRQYKEVGQVFRLGRWTLIRRVMLPAALPSVFGGVRLALSHAWIALVIVEMLASTEGVGYLMTWGRTLFQIDIVMAGMVVIGIIGLAMDAGLKRIEQRLRRWAPDAA; this is encoded by the coding sequence ATGACACACCCGACAGGCACCCTGGTGGCGGAACGGTGGACGGCGGCCGCCGGGATGCCCGGCGGCTCCGGCCCCGCGGCCCTGGCCCGGCTGGCCCGGCGGCTGGCGGGGGTGCCGGACCGGCTGCTGCCGCTGGTGCTGCCGGCGGCGGTGCTGGCGCTGTGGCAGGCGGCGGCCTTCTGGGGCTGGCTCTCGCCCCAGATCCTGCCGCCGCCGCTGATGGTGCTGGACACCCTGGCCGATCTGGTGCGCACCGGCGAACTGGGGGACGCCATGCTGATCAGCCTGCAGCGGGTGGTGTCGGGCTTTGCCATCGGCGGCACGCTGGGGGTTGCGGTGGGGGTGGCCATGGGGCTGTCGAAACCGCTGGAACAGTACCTCAACCCGCTGTTCAAGGCGATTGCCCAGGTGCCGTCGCTGGGCTGGCTGCCGTTCCTGATCCTGCTGGTGGGCATCGGCGAATCCCTGAAGATCATCATCATCGCCAAATCCTGCTTCGTGCCCATGGTGCTGAACACCCACGAGGGCATCCGCGCCATTCCCCGCCAGTACAAGGAGGTGGGACAGGTGTTCCGGCTCGGCCGCTGGACCCTGATCCGCCGGGTGATGCTGCCGGCGGCGCTGCCGTCGGTGTTCGGCGGCGTGCGGCTGGCGCTGAGCCACGCGTGGATCGCGCTGGTGATCGTGGAGATGCTGGCCTCGACCGAGGGGGTCGGCTACCTGATGACCTGGGGCCGCACCCTGTTCCAGATCGACATCGTGATGGCCGGAATGGTGGTGATCGGCATCATCGGTCTGGCCATGGACGCCGGGCTCAAGCGCATCGAACAGCGCCTGCGCCGCTGGGCGCCCGATGCGGCCTGA
- a CDS encoding ABC transporter permease, whose product MTADRHAVLRGAAVPLGLLAAWSAAAHLGLVNSHLLVPVERVLLVPFTDPHGRNLWPGLAASLTRMVAGFAIGAGLGLVLGVLMGVSRTAERMVGPSLNAVRQIALYAWIPLLTAWFGSGDLAKVAFIALSAFFPMVLNTHDGLRAVPAPLLEVARVLRLSPVQTVRRVLLPGALPSIFIGVQLALIYAWIATVGAEYAMGLGLGVGTVLSEGREHFRMDIVIAGVLTLALVGYGINTLFDRLFRRMLVWQPAGR is encoded by the coding sequence ATGACCGCTGACCGCCACGCCGTTCTGCGCGGTGCCGCCGTGCCCCTGGGGCTGCTGGCGGCGTGGAGCGCCGCGGCTCATCTGGGCCTTGTGAATTCCCACCTGCTGGTGCCGGTGGAGCGGGTGCTGCTGGTGCCCTTCACCGATCCCCACGGGCGCAACCTGTGGCCGGGGCTGGCGGCCAGCCTGACGCGCATGGTGGCGGGCTTCGCCATCGGCGCCGGGCTGGGGCTGGTTCTGGGCGTGCTGATGGGGGTGTCGCGCACGGCCGAGCGCATGGTCGGCCCCAGCCTGAACGCCGTGCGCCAGATTGCCCTTTATGCCTGGATACCGCTGCTGACCGCATGGTTCGGCAGCGGCGATCTGGCCAAGGTGGCGTTCATCGCGCTCTCGGCGTTCTTTCCCATGGTGCTGAACACCCACGACGGCCTGCGCGCCGTGCCCGCCCCCTTGCTGGAGGTGGCGCGGGTGCTGCGGCTGTCGCCGGTGCAGACGGTGCGGCGCGTGCTGCTGCCCGGTGCCCTGCCGTCGATCTTCATCGGGGTGCAACTGGCGCTGATCTACGCCTGGATCGCCACGGTGGGGGCGGAATACGCCATGGGGCTGGGTCTTGGCGTCGGCACCGTGCTGTCGGAGGGGCGGGAGCATTTCCGCATGGACATCGTGATCGCCGGTGTCCTGACGCTGGCCCTGGTGGGCTATGGCATCAACACCCTGTTTGACCGTCTGTTCCGCCGGATGCTGGTGTGGCAGCCGGCGGGCCGCTGA
- a CDS encoding ABC transporter ATP-binding protein — MAVAGTLDLRGVGKTYHVNGQSLPVLHNINLTVEPGSFVAIVGASGCGKSTLLRLVIGLDDADGGDILLDGTPIRGPGLERGIVFQEHRLLPWLTVEQNVGLGLEASRIPAADKRRSVQEHIDLVGLGGFEKAYPHQLSGGMSQRAAIARGLVNRPEILLLDEPLGALDSLTRAYLQDELRRIQAQEGVTMLMVTHDVEEAVYLADTVVVMEPRPGRIRRAVTVGLPHPRDRASADFTAVKDEILKELSR, encoded by the coding sequence ATGGCTGTTGCGGGTACCTTGGATCTGCGCGGGGTCGGCAAGACCTATCACGTCAACGGGCAGTCGCTGCCGGTGCTGCACAACATCAACCTCACCGTCGAACCGGGCAGCTTCGTCGCCATCGTCGGGGCCAGCGGCTGCGGCAAATCCACCCTGCTGCGGCTGGTGATCGGGCTGGACGACGCCGACGGCGGCGACATCCTGCTGGACGGCACCCCCATCCGCGGGCCGGGGCTGGAGCGCGGCATCGTGTTCCAGGAACACCGGCTGCTGCCCTGGCTGACGGTGGAGCAGAACGTCGGGCTGGGGCTGGAGGCCAGCCGGATTCCCGCCGCCGACAAGCGCCGCTCGGTGCAGGAGCATATCGACCTTGTCGGTCTCGGCGGTTTTGAAAAAGCTTATCCCCACCAGTTGTCGGGCGGCATGTCCCAGCGCGCGGCCATTGCCCGCGGGCTGGTCAACCGCCCGGAAATCCTGCTGCTCGACGAACCCCTGGGGGCGCTTGACAGCCTGACCCGCGCCTATCTGCAAGACGAACTCCGCCGCATCCAGGCGCAGGAGGGTGTGACCATGCTGATGGTCACACACGACGTGGAAGAGGCGGTGTATCTGGCCGATACCGTGGTGGTGATGGAACCCCGGCCCGGCCGCATCCGCCGTGCGGTGACGGTGGGCCTTCCTCACCCCCGTGACCGCGCATCGGCGGACTTCACCGCCGTGAAGGACGAAATCCTCAAAGAACTCAGCCGTTAG
- a CDS encoding thioredoxin family protein, which translates to MPLTPSNSLALGTPAPAFSLPDPAGKVVSLADFDGAPALLVAFISNRCPYVKLIREALAAFAADYQPRGLAVVAVNANDFDAHPEETPAKTAEEAAAVGYGFPYLVDADQRVAQAFQAACTPDFFLYDRSRGLYYHGQFDDARPNGATPVTGGDLRAAVDRLLAGEAPPAEQKNSIGCNIKWRPGNEPDAVLPA; encoded by the coding sequence ATGCCGCTGACCCCGTCCAACAGCCTGGCCCTTGGCACGCCGGCCCCGGCCTTCTCCCTGCCCGACCCGGCGGGGAAGGTGGTGTCGCTGGCGGATTTCGACGGGGCGCCGGCGCTGTTGGTGGCCTTCATCTCCAACCGCTGCCCCTATGTGAAGCTGATCCGCGAGGCGCTGGCCGCCTTCGCCGCGGACTACCAGCCGCGCGGGCTGGCGGTGGTGGCCGTCAACGCCAACGATTTCGACGCCCACCCGGAAGAAACCCCGGCAAAGACGGCGGAAGAGGCGGCGGCCGTCGGCTACGGCTTCCCCTATCTGGTGGACGCCGACCAGCGGGTGGCCCAGGCGTTCCAGGCGGCCTGCACCCCCGATTTCTTCCTCTACGACCGCAGCCGCGGCCTCTACTACCACGGGCAGTTCGACGACGCCCGGCCCAACGGCGCCACGCCGGTGACGGGCGGCGACCTGCGTGCCGCCGTTGACCGACTGCTGGCCGGCGAAGCGCCGCCGGCGGAGCAGAAAAACAGCATCGGCTGCAACATCAAATGGCGCCCCGGCAACGAGCCGGACGCCGTTCTCCCCGCCTGA
- a CDS encoding sulfite exporter TauE/SafE family protein — MPITDPLFYLAAVPAVLLAGIGKGGLGGLGLLSVPLMALVAGPVQAAGVMLPILCVMDLFGLWAYRRSWNGTLLRVMLPGALIGIGAGTLAFGHLDEDAVRLVIGLLAVGFAGRYWLTRLLARPEAAARAPSRAAGVFWAGVSGFTSFLAHAGGPPVMVWLLPQRLDRMTLAGTTVVLFGIVNWVKLVPYGWLGQLGAANMATALVLSPLAPLGIWMGVRLTRRLNDGLFHRLSHAVLLLTGLKLCADAFSSSP, encoded by the coding sequence ATGCCCATCACCGACCCGCTGTTCTACCTCGCCGCCGTTCCGGCGGTTCTGCTCGCCGGAATCGGCAAGGGCGGGCTGGGGGGATTGGGTCTGTTGTCGGTACCGTTGATGGCCCTTGTGGCCGGGCCGGTGCAGGCGGCGGGGGTGATGCTGCCGATCCTGTGCGTGATGGACCTGTTCGGCCTGTGGGCCTACCGCCGGTCGTGGAACGGGACGCTGCTGAGGGTGATGCTGCCCGGCGCCCTGATCGGCATCGGCGCCGGCACGCTGGCCTTCGGCCATCTGGACGAAGACGCCGTGCGGCTGGTCATCGGTCTGCTGGCGGTGGGTTTCGCCGGCCGCTACTGGCTGACGCGGCTGCTGGCCCGGCCCGAGGCGGCGGCACGGGCGCCGTCGCGGGCGGCGGGGGTGTTCTGGGCCGGGGTGTCGGGCTTCACCAGCTTCCTGGCCCATGCCGGCGGACCGCCGGTGATGGTGTGGCTGCTGCCCCAGCGGCTGGACCGCATGACCCTGGCCGGCACCACCGTGGTCCTGTTCGGCATCGTCAACTGGGTGAAGCTGGTTCCCTATGGCTGGCTGGGGCAGTTGGGCGCGGCGAACATGGCAACCGCCCTGGTGCTGTCACCCCTGGCACCGCTGGGCATCTGGATGGGCGTGCGCCTGACCCGCCGGCTGAACGACGGGCTGTTCCACCGGCTGAGTCACGCCGTGCTGCTGCTGACCGGGCTGAAGCTGTGCGCCGATGCCTTTTCCTCCTCCCCCTGA
- a CDS encoding FAD-dependent oxidoreductase — translation MTAPVAHPGPDGVDLVLDTDVLVLGGGPAGTWAALAAREAGAAVILADKGYVGTSGATAPSNTGALYLPDPAQRAALIAKRWPGTHGLADRAWLERTMEISFRRIDQLADKGYPFPVDETGQTYRANLRGPDYMRFMRKLVLEAGVRVLDHSPAQELLVDGEGTVAGAAGYSRQQNQRWRVRAGAVVIATGGCAFLSKALGCNVLTGDGYLMAAEAGAVMSGMEFSSVYGIAAAHASVTKGLPFFWATLTHEDGSPVEPKGDRATTIASAHVSGRTVYAKLDKADEAMRGWLRRSQPNCFLPFDRLGIDPFTQRFPVGLRLEGTVRGTGGIRLTDETCATGVPGLYAAGDAATREEIGGASTGAGGPNASWAIATGALSGAAAAVFARTAGTGRALRAIGGAGLRPSDGGSAIAADEVVRAVQAEMLPPERNLFRTGAGLDASRDRLDGVWTEIAARPLSGDPVRVREAAAMAATARWIVASARQRPETRGINRRTDRPLTDPDQARRILSGGLGRVWARPVPETTVTRSGVPS, via the coding sequence ATGACCGCACCTGTTGCCCACCCCGGTCCCGACGGCGTGGATCTCGTTCTGGATACCGACGTGCTGGTGCTGGGCGGCGGACCCGCCGGCACCTGGGCCGCCCTGGCGGCGCGGGAGGCCGGGGCCGCCGTCATCCTGGCCGACAAGGGCTATGTCGGCACCAGCGGCGCCACCGCACCGTCGAACACCGGCGCGCTCTATCTGCCCGACCCGGCGCAGCGGGCGGCCCTGATCGCCAAACGCTGGCCGGGCACCCATGGTCTGGCCGACCGCGCGTGGCTGGAGCGGACCATGGAGATCTCGTTCCGCCGCATCGACCAATTGGCGGACAAGGGCTATCCGTTCCCGGTGGACGAGACGGGGCAGACGTACCGCGCCAACCTGCGCGGGCCGGACTACATGCGCTTCATGCGCAAGCTGGTGCTGGAAGCGGGCGTGCGGGTGCTCGACCATTCCCCGGCGCAGGAACTGCTGGTGGACGGCGAGGGAACGGTGGCCGGGGCCGCCGGCTACAGCCGGCAGCAGAACCAGCGCTGGCGGGTGCGGGCCGGGGCCGTGGTCATCGCCACCGGCGGCTGTGCCTTCCTGTCCAAGGCGCTGGGGTGCAACGTGCTGACCGGCGACGGCTATCTGATGGCGGCGGAGGCCGGGGCCGTGATGTCGGGCATGGAGTTTTCCAGCGTCTACGGCATCGCCGCCGCCCACGCCTCGGTCACCAAGGGGCTGCCGTTCTTCTGGGCCACCCTGACCCACGAGGACGGGTCGCCGGTGGAGCCCAAGGGCGACCGCGCCACCACCATCGCCAGCGCGCATGTGTCCGGGCGCACCGTCTACGCCAAACTGGACAAGGCCGACGAGGCCATGCGCGGGTGGCTGCGCCGCAGCCAGCCCAACTGCTTCCTGCCCTTCGACCGGCTGGGCATCGACCCCTTCACCCAGCGGTTCCCGGTGGGGCTGCGGCTGGAGGGGACGGTGCGCGGCACCGGCGGCATCCGGCTGACGGACGAGACCTGCGCCACCGGCGTGCCCGGCCTCTACGCCGCCGGGGATGCGGCAACGCGGGAGGAGATCGGCGGCGCCAGCACCGGGGCCGGCGGCCCCAACGCCTCGTGGGCCATCGCCACCGGGGCGCTGTCGGGGGCGGCGGCGGCCGTCTTCGCCCGCACCGCCGGGACGGGGCGGGCCCTGCGCGCCATCGGCGGCGCCGGCCTGCGGCCGTCCGACGGCGGCAGCGCCATCGCGGCGGACGAGGTGGTGCGCGCGGTCCAGGCGGAGATGCTGCCGCCGGAGCGCAACCTGTTCCGCACCGGCGCCGGGCTGGACGCATCCCGCGACCGGCTGGACGGGGTGTGGACGGAAATCGCCGCCCGCCCGCTGTCCGGCGACCCGGTGCGGGTGCGCGAGGCGGCGGCCATGGCCGCCACCGCCCGCTGGATCGTCGCCAGCGCCCGCCAGCGCCCGGAAACCCGCGGCATCAACCGCCGCACCGACCGCCCGCTGACCGACCCCGATCAGGCCCGCCGCATCCTCAGCGGCGGCCTTGGCCGGGTGTGGGCGCGGCCCGTTCCTGAGACCACCGTCACCCGTTCGGGAGTTCCGTCATGA
- a CDS encoding 4Fe-4S dicluster domain-containing protein translates to MITLVSESRCAACGLCVRVCPVNVFDPHPDGVPRIARAADCQTCFLCEIYCPADALYVAPQADAAVTVDEADLAARGLLGGYARALGWKRGRMGGTAEDQTFRLRAATAGMEIPRPAPAEGTTRAA, encoded by the coding sequence ATGATCACGCTCGTCAGCGAATCCCGGTGCGCCGCCTGCGGCCTGTGCGTGCGCGTCTGCCCGGTGAATGTGTTCGACCCCCACCCGGACGGGGTTCCCCGCATCGCCCGTGCCGCCGACTGCCAGACCTGCTTCCTGTGCGAGATCTATTGCCCCGCCGACGCCCTCTATGTGGCGCCCCAGGCGGACGCGGCGGTGACGGTGGACGAGGCGGATCTGGCCGCCCGCGGCCTGTTGGGCGGCTACGCCCGCGCGCTGGGCTGGAAGCGGGGCCGCATGGGCGGCACCGCCGAGGACCAGACCTTCCGCCTGCGCGCCGCCACGGCGGGCATGGAAATCCCCCGCCCGGCCCCCGCCGAGGGCACGACCCGCGCGGCCTGA
- a CDS encoding ABC transporter substrate-binding protein, producing MTKTMKTAWRAAVAAAAALLAGTALSASALAADAPSVIRLGGQGAGFGKPYGTGIIGTLQAKGFLEDEFKADGIRIEWTFFTGTGPAINEAIANKLLDFANYGGLPNIVGRAGGLKTRIVASYGVGTIYVAARKGLPIASIKDLKGRRVAVAKGTINHLSMNRLLTDNGLTEKDLQIVHLTAPDQLAALSSGDVDAAFGSINFLGLRDKGIVDIVADTKGPPQPASFFGALTVHEDFAAAYPDHTRRVVKAFVKAAHWSSLEENREALIDLWSLSGSPRAALAEDLAGQDLAQRNNPRIDGFYRAQYVNAVAFAQENRLIRAPIDLDAWIDPSFLDAALKELKLDSVWPERGDDGKPKS from the coding sequence ATGACCAAGACCATGAAGACGGCGTGGCGGGCGGCGGTGGCCGCCGCCGCGGCGCTGCTGGCCGGCACCGCCCTGTCGGCCTCCGCCCTGGCGGCCGACGCTCCGTCCGTCATCCGCCTGGGCGGGCAGGGGGCCGGCTTCGGCAAGCCCTATGGCACCGGCATCATCGGCACGCTGCAGGCCAAGGGCTTCCTCGAGGACGAGTTCAAGGCCGACGGCATCAGGATCGAATGGACCTTCTTCACCGGCACCGGCCCGGCCATCAACGAGGCCATCGCCAACAAGCTGCTGGACTTCGCCAATTACGGCGGCTTGCCCAACATCGTCGGGCGGGCCGGCGGGCTGAAGACCAGGATCGTCGCCTCCTACGGCGTCGGCACCATCTATGTGGCGGCGCGCAAGGGGCTGCCCATCGCCTCCATCAAGGATCTGAAGGGGCGCCGGGTGGCGGTGGCCAAGGGCACCATCAACCACCTGTCCATGAACCGGCTGCTGACCGACAACGGGCTGACGGAAAAGGATCTCCAGATCGTCCACCTGACCGCGCCGGACCAGTTGGCGGCGCTGTCGTCGGGCGACGTGGACGCGGCATTCGGGTCGATCAATTTTCTGGGCCTGCGCGACAAGGGCATCGTCGATATCGTCGCCGACACCAAGGGGCCGCCCCAGCCGGCCAGCTTCTTCGGCGCCCTGACGGTGCATGAGGATTTCGCCGCCGCGTACCCCGATCACACCCGCCGCGTGGTCAAGGCGTTCGTCAAGGCCGCCCACTGGTCCTCGCTGGAGGAGAACCGCGAGGCGCTGATCGATCTGTGGTCATTGTCCGGCTCCCCCCGCGCCGCACTGGCCGAGGATCTGGCGGGGCAGGATCTGGCCCAGCGCAACAACCCGCGCATCGACGGCTTCTACCGCGCCCAGTACGTGAACGCCGTGGCCTTCGCCCAGGAAAACCGGCTGATCCGCGCGCCCATCGACCTGGACGCCTGGATCGACCCCAGCTTCCTCGATGCCGCCCTGAAGGAGCTGAAGCTGGACTCCGTCTGGCCCGAGCGCGGTGACGACGGCAAGCCGAAATCATGA
- a CDS encoding MFS transporter yields the protein MILRLPSGETRILAAIMVIILFVMMGMGMVIPVLSLYADSFGVGAALIGLVTTAFGIARLVVNLPAGMLADRFGRRFLLWGGPLILAGASVGAALAGDFVALVTWRFLQGVGSGLYMTGSMIVVADLSTAANRGRRMAAYQSALLTGAGLGPAAGGLLASWWGYAAPFWGFAVVSGLAGLVALAFLPETRPVTPPAPPVTGKSGGDVAPLIRDGRFVRVALVTFGIFFTRTAAQWQLIPLVAAWRFGMDPAHIGTALALSALAHLAIIPLAGWLVDRYSPRLLISLSAAAVALSLAVLGMTDSAWLFWAALVLLGLSLGLGGPAASAFAASCAPAGRTGATMGLLRTVGDAGFVAGPMVVGVVMDIGHTGPGAGLMLNAALMAAAAAAFVSLPSPPPSSSLTEEAVLP from the coding sequence ATGATCCTGCGCCTGCCGTCCGGGGAGACCCGCATCCTCGCCGCCATCATGGTCATCATCCTGTTCGTGATGATGGGCATGGGCATGGTGATCCCGGTGCTGTCGCTCTACGCCGATTCCTTCGGCGTCGGCGCGGCGCTGATCGGGCTGGTGACCACCGCCTTCGGCATCGCCCGGCTGGTGGTCAACCTGCCGGCGGGGATGCTGGCCGACCGTTTCGGACGGCGGTTCCTGCTGTGGGGCGGGCCGCTGATCCTGGCCGGCGCCTCGGTCGGCGCGGCGCTGGCCGGCGATTTCGTGGCGCTGGTGACGTGGCGGTTCCTCCAGGGCGTCGGCTCGGGCCTCTACATGACCGGCTCCATGATCGTGGTGGCCGATCTCAGCACCGCCGCCAACCGCGGGCGGCGCATGGCGGCGTACCAGTCGGCGTTGCTGACCGGGGCCGGGCTGGGGCCGGCGGCGGGGGGGCTGCTGGCCTCGTGGTGGGGGTATGCGGCGCCGTTCTGGGGCTTTGCCGTGGTGTCGGGGCTGGCCGGGCTGGTGGCGCTGGCCTTCCTGCCGGAAACCCGGCCCGTCACGCCCCCGGCACCGCCTGTGACCGGAAAGAGCGGCGGCGATGTGGCCCCGTTGATCCGCGACGGGCGGTTCGTGCGGGTGGCGCTGGTCACCTTCGGCATCTTCTTCACCCGCACCGCCGCCCAGTGGCAGTTGATCCCCCTGGTGGCCGCCTGGCGGTTCGGCATGGACCCGGCCCACATCGGCACGGCGCTGGCGCTGTCGGCGCTGGCCCATCTGGCGATCATCCCGCTGGCCGGGTGGCTGGTGGACCGGTATTCGCCGCGGCTCCTCATCTCCCTGTCCGCGGCGGCGGTGGCGCTGTCGCTGGCGGTGCTGGGCATGACGGATTCGGCGTGGCTGTTCTGGGCGGCGCTGGTGCTGCTGGGGCTGTCGCTGGGGCTGGGCGGGCCGGCGGCGTCGGCCTTTGCCGCGTCGTGCGCCCCGGCGGGCCGCACCGGCGCCACGATGGGGCTGCTGCGCACGGTGGGCGACGCCGGGTTCGTCGCCGGGCCGATGGTGGTCGGCGTGGTGATGGACATCGGCCACACCGGCCCCGGCGCCGGGCTGATGCTCAACGCCGCCCTGATGGCCGCCGCCGCCGCGGCCTTCGTCTCCCTTCCTTCTCCTCCCCCCTCATCGTCCCTGACAGAAGAGGCCGTGTTGCCATGA
- a CDS encoding ABC transporter substrate-binding protein, with protein sequence MSVRSTLVSLLSAAVVAAGLTAPAATPAVAEEAPAAVRFGSVGFGSGQPYGTGLIGVAQVKGFVEDEFKGTPTKVEWTYFHATGPAINEALANRQVDFGVYGGLPNIIGKAGGLPTRIVLAGGPTRVFAVARADQPIADLKDLKGRRIAVQKATIIHFVLLRALEANGLTEKDVTLVDLKNADQLAALTAGSVDAAFGASFLLPLRDKGVVKVIYSTRQGPSSAQTFSGVLVHNDFARQYPEATAKVVRGFVRAAHWASFEENREEAVAVWSKSGIPSAVLKEDYDGEPLRSQFNILIDDYTRARFADGIAFARQQKLIRTEIDLDAWFDPSYLAAALKDLKLEDFWPRRAADGTPRS encoded by the coding sequence ATGAGCGTCCGTTCCACCCTCGTCTCCCTGCTGTCCGCCGCGGTCGTGGCCGCCGGCCTGACCGCCCCCGCCGCCACCCCCGCCGTTGCGGAAGAAGCCCCCGCCGCCGTCCGTTTCGGGTCGGTGGGCTTCGGCTCCGGCCAGCCCTACGGCACCGGGCTGATCGGCGTGGCCCAGGTCAAGGGCTTCGTCGAGGATGAATTCAAGGGCACGCCGACCAAGGTGGAGTGGACCTATTTCCACGCCACCGGCCCCGCCATCAACGAGGCGCTGGCCAACCGTCAGGTGGATTTCGGCGTCTACGGCGGCCTGCCCAACATCATCGGCAAGGCCGGCGGCCTGCCCACCCGCATCGTGCTGGCCGGCGGCCCGACCCGGGTGTTCGCCGTGGCCCGCGCCGACCAGCCCATCGCCGATCTGAAGGATCTGAAGGGCCGCCGCATCGCGGTGCAAAAGGCGACCATCATCCATTTCGTCCTGCTGCGCGCGCTGGAAGCCAACGGGCTGACGGAAAAGGACGTGACGCTGGTGGACCTGAAGAACGCCGACCAGCTGGCCGCACTGACCGCCGGCAGCGTCGATGCGGCGTTCGGGGCCAGTTTCCTGCTGCCGCTCCGCGACAAGGGGGTGGTGAAGGTGATCTACAGCACCCGCCAGGGCCCGTCCTCGGCCCAGACCTTCAGCGGCGTGCTGGTCCACAACGACTTCGCCAGGCAGTACCCGGAAGCCACCGCCAAGGTGGTCCGCGGCTTCGTCCGCGCCGCCCACTGGGCCTCGTTCGAGGAGAACCGGGAGGAGGCGGTGGCGGTGTGGTCCAAGTCCGGCATCCCCTCTGCGGTCCTGAAGGAGGATTACGACGGCGAGCCGCTGAGGAGCCAGTTCAACATCCTGATCGACGACTACACCCGCGCGCGCTTTGCCGACGGCATCGCGTTCGCCAGGCAGCAGAAGCTGATCCGCACCGAGATCGACCTCGATGCGTGGTTCGACCCGTCCTATCTGGCGGCGGCGCTGAAGGATCTGAAGCTTGAGGATTTCTGGCCCCGCCGCGCCGCGGACGGCACCCCGCGGTCCTGA
- a CDS encoding FAD-binding protein yields MVLPTRVTESSHALTLTADVLVIGGGPAGCWAALSARAAGASVVLVEKGYVGTSGATAPANTTLFYTVPGDTFQNDAMLDDRMGTAQGFAVRSHVRRVYDETTVQIELMTRWGYPWPRNEEGKAFCGNLRGPDYMVFLRNRLLAEGVRVLDHSPALELLGAGGVVAGAAGIRRRTGETWAVRAGAVVIATGGTAFRSGTVGTHNLTGDGYLFAAEAGAGFSGMEFSGQYALAPLEGGLTKGIIYFSGSFSDGAGQPVPRNEVAAALAAGRQVYAVLDKAGPYLQDGYRLGQPNIFVYFQRLGGNPFTDRYPVKLMYEGTVRAAGGLAVNDVCATGVPGLYAVGDATTREILTGTAMSGGGPAVAWCIASGTWAGRDAAAFAAGLGDKAPTRVFAGLGQAGLRPRVAKPSVDAATVTAAVQAEIVPPAKSFRRSAQALAHTAGVLDGLWAAVRDGLALDSAYPTPDAHARAVIRAREAAALVATGRWITAAAQARTETRGLHRRSDFPARDPSQHHHILTGGLDTLWVRTAPAHEEAVAA; encoded by the coding sequence ATGGTTCTTCCCACGCGGGTGACGGAATCGTCCCACGCGCTGACGCTCACCGCCGACGTGCTGGTGATCGGCGGCGGGCCGGCGGGATGCTGGGCGGCGCTGTCCGCCCGCGCTGCCGGGGCCAGCGTCGTGCTGGTGGAAAAGGGGTACGTGGGCACCAGCGGCGCCACCGCCCCCGCCAACACCACGCTGTTCTACACAGTGCCCGGCGACACGTTCCAGAACGACGCCATGCTGGACGACCGCATGGGCACCGCCCAGGGTTTCGCCGTGCGCAGCCATGTGCGGCGGGTCTATGACGAGACCACGGTTCAGATCGAACTGATGACCCGCTGGGGTTACCCCTGGCCGCGGAACGAGGAGGGCAAGGCGTTCTGCGGCAACCTGCGCGGTCCCGATTACATGGTGTTCCTGCGCAACCGCCTGCTGGCCGAGGGCGTGCGTGTCCTCGACCACAGCCCGGCGCTGGAGTTGCTGGGAGCGGGCGGCGTGGTCGCCGGGGCCGCCGGCATCCGGCGGCGGACGGGGGAGACGTGGGCGGTGCGGGCCGGTGCCGTGGTGATCGCCACCGGCGGCACCGCGTTCCGTTCCGGCACCGTCGGCACCCACAACCTGACCGGCGACGGCTATCTGTTCGCGGCGGAAGCCGGGGCGGGCTTCTCGGGCATGGAGTTTTCCGGCCAGTACGCCCTGGCCCCGCTGGAAGGCGGGCTGACCAAGGGCATCATCTATTTCAGCGGCAGCTTTTCCGACGGCGCCGGCCAGCCGGTTCCCCGCAACGAGGTGGCCGCGGCGCTGGCCGCCGGGCGCCAAGTCTATGCCGTGCTGGACAAGGCGGGGCCCTATCTCCAGGACGGCTACCGCCTGGGCCAGCCGAACATCTTCGTCTATTTCCAGCGGCTGGGCGGCAACCCCTTCACCGACCGCTACCCGGTCAAGCTGATGTACGAGGGCACGGTGCGTGCCGCCGGCGGGCTGGCGGTGAACGATGTGTGCGCCACCGGCGTGCCGGGGCTGTACGCCGTGGGCGACGCCACCACCCGCGAGATCCTGACCGGCACAGCCATGAGCGGCGGCGGGCCGGCGGTGGCGTGGTGCATCGCGTCCGGCACCTGGGCCGGGCGTGACGCCGCCGCCTTCGCCGCCGGACTGGGGGACAAGGCGCCCACCCGTGTGTTCGCGGGGCTGGGGCAGGCGGGCCTGCGCCCGCGGGTGGCCAAACCGTCCGTCGATGCGGCCACGGTCACCGCGGCGGTGCAGGCGGAAATCGTGCCGCCGGCCAAGAGCTTCCGGCGCAGCGCCCAAGCGCTGGCCCACACCGCGGGCGTGCTCGACGGGCTGTGGGCGGCGGTGCGCGACGGGCTGGCGCTGGACAGCGCCTACCCCACCCCCGACGCCCACGCCCGTGCCGTCATCCGTGCGCGCGAGGCGGCGGCGCTGGTGGCCACCGGGCGGTGGATCACCGCGGCGGCGCAGGCGCGCACGGAAACCCGCGGCCTGCACCGCCGGTCGGATTTCCCCGCCCGCGACCCGTCGCAGCACCATCACATCCTGACCGGCGGCCTGGACACCCTGTGGGTCCGCACCGCCCCCGCGCACGAGGAGGCCGTGGCCGCATGA